Proteins from a genomic interval of Campylobacter concisus:
- a CDS encoding MATE family efflux transporter, which yields MLINLISSIVVFVVSMGINFFLTPFILKSLGNEAFGFVGLSNAIVSYAAVVSVAINSVSGRFVAHAWHKKDLSLANTYYSSVLVVNIFFCAVVVVLSSIFILNLQSFLNVPENLLFDVRMTLLFYFINFCVGLFNGVLTVCAFVTNKLYLLSIRNAISSAILAALIVALFFFFKPFISYIAISALVASLFVFFSTIFMSARITPELKFSLSKFDFSKIKELLNSGIWNSFNALNRILLTGMDLFICNIFVNANATGLLSVAKAAPIILESFVAQLSGIFAPKFVELYSKNLITDLIKEAKFSMKVIAFVMSAPAAFFVVFGLNFYTLWLPFKSADEVKFIYNVSMITLVPIVFISFVFSLFNLDSATNKLRRPAIANTILGVSTIIAQIALLKFSDYGVYGIVIVAAIFYSIRILGFDLINAALNLEVKLTTFYGVYFKNLAVFIIMLVLLFLLKSYLFFDVKSWDEFIFTAILFLILGYIFGFMFLFDSTQKKGAITVFKNKFKIR from the coding sequence ATGCTAATCAATCTAATAAGCTCGATCGTCGTTTTTGTCGTATCAATGGGCATAAATTTCTTTCTTACGCCATTTATCTTAAAAAGCCTTGGCAACGAGGCTTTTGGCTTTGTGGGCCTTAGCAACGCCATCGTAAGCTACGCAGCGGTCGTGAGCGTGGCGATCAACTCGGTCAGTGGGCGTTTTGTTGCTCATGCGTGGCACAAAAAGGATCTAAGCCTTGCAAACACCTATTATTCATCGGTGCTTGTTGTAAATATCTTCTTTTGCGCTGTTGTAGTGGTGCTAAGCTCCATTTTTATACTAAATTTGCAAAGCTTTTTAAATGTCCCTGAAAATTTACTATTTGACGTGAGAATGACCCTTCTTTTTTACTTTATAAATTTCTGTGTTGGGCTATTTAACGGCGTTTTGACGGTTTGTGCTTTTGTGACAAACAAGCTCTACCTACTCTCCATCAGAAACGCCATCTCAAGCGCGATCCTAGCAGCTCTCATCGTGGCGCTCTTTTTCTTTTTTAAGCCATTTATCTCATACATCGCCATTTCAGCGCTAGTTGCTAGCCTTTTTGTCTTTTTTAGCACCATTTTTATGTCAGCTCGCATCACGCCGGAGCTAAAATTTAGCCTTAGTAAATTTGACTTTTCTAAGATAAAAGAACTTTTAAACTCTGGCATTTGGAATAGCTTTAATGCGCTAAATCGCATACTTTTAACGGGCATGGATCTATTTATTTGCAACATTTTTGTCAATGCAAACGCCACTGGTCTTCTTTCTGTTGCCAAGGCCGCTCCTATCATACTTGAGAGCTTTGTGGCGCAGCTTAGCGGTATCTTTGCGCCAAAATTTGTCGAGCTTTACTCTAAAAATTTGATCACGGACCTAATAAAAGAGGCTAAATTTTCGATGAAGGTGATCGCCTTTGTGATGAGCGCTCCAGCTGCATTTTTCGTCGTTTTTGGGCTTAATTTTTACACGCTTTGGCTACCTTTTAAAAGCGCAGATGAGGTCAAATTTATCTACAACGTCTCGATGATCACGCTTGTGCCTATCGTATTTATAAGCTTTGTTTTTTCACTTTTTAACCTTGATAGCGCGACAAACAAGCTTCGTCGACCAGCCATTGCCAACACTATCCTTGGTGTTAGCACGATCATAGCACAGATCGCCCTGCTTAAATTTAGTGACTACGGCGTTTATGGCATTGTCATTGTTGCAGCCATTTTTTATAGCATAAGAATTCTTGGCTTTGACCTCATAAACGCTGCCTTAAATTTAGAGGTGAAACTCACCACATTTTACGGGGTTTATTTTAAAAATTTAGCCGTTTTTATAATAATGCTTGTCTTATTATTTTTATTAAAAAGCTATTTATTTTTTGATGTGAAAAGCTGGGATGAATTTATTTTTACTGCTATTTTATTTTTGATTTTAGGATATATTTTTGGTTTTATGTTTTTATTTGATAGCACGCAGAAAAAAGGTGCTATCACTGTGTTTAAAAATAAATTTAAGATAAGATAG
- a CDS encoding ecotin family protein translates to MRKILLFIAACVLPFALFAGENAPKTEENIFELPISKMPPDYFKYEVAFFKEIEIDCNFAFLLGGKLEEKEDARGIYYEFSGGDELAQTMMLCKDGKKKRRVYYELTQILPGVSPIRIITPKGVSAEIRMYERVKKIEAKKKGKSK, encoded by the coding sequence ATGAGAAAAATTTTACTTTTTATCGCAGCTTGCGTGCTTCCATTTGCGCTTTTTGCAGGCGAAAATGCGCCAAAAACCGAGGAAAATATTTTTGAGTTACCTATCTCAAAGATGCCGCCTGATTATTTTAAATACGAAGTCGCGTTTTTTAAAGAGATAGAAATCGACTGCAACTTCGCCTTTTTGCTCGGCGGAAAGCTCGAGGAAAAAGAGGACGCGCGCGGGATTTATTACGAATTTAGCGGCGGGGATGAGCTAGCGCAAACGATGATGCTATGCAAGGACGGAAAGAAAAAGAGACGGGTTTATTACGAGCTCACTCAAATTTTACCAGGCGTTAGCCCTATTAGAATTATAACTCCAAAAGGTGTAAGTGCGGAAATAAGAATGTACGAACGCGTAAAAAAGATAGAAGCAAAAAAGAAAGGAAAAAGTAAATGA
- the dndC gene encoding DNA phosphorothioation system sulfurtransferase DndC, translated as MPKDSLLNSFNVKKINNTVTNDTLSVSTLISTAPNFKNRIIIDIRSRLAYLAEHIANSINLTTKDEIINFISNNPHEEYVLCCNSSIRARNLVSDINLPNVKFYNGNLLDAKEEGACFVCNDERFNNILKETRSQITKIYKKYKRAYIIAFSGGKDSTCVLQLVYEMMLNLPKDELNPTYAILSDTLVEAPNVAIYFKNIVNSINSDAAKREIPFKIIIAKPSDQDEFWANLIGKGYPSPTRTFRWCTERLKINPMKSIVKEITDKHGSAIMLLGVRKSESINRKISIEKRILSEDGFSKHDDYENVLIYSPIKEWLTEDVWSYLTIQNPPPWDVSHNFLFDLYTQASGDECQFIIDKKQSSCGGSRFGCWVCTLVNEDKSMQGFIKSGEEKLRPLNEFRNFIKQAREDDSMRSDFKKDGSFRRGPFTSNARKVILKKLLECESKFGGELISDAQLKLISDIWKKEFDSENSCIKIAKEFNRMQNEDTQEIYLDDLDLLDETKNGGIVAKRIIAEVISKPGIKDREIYNIIFKNITDETAKLKDKNDFL; from the coding sequence ATGCCAAAAGATAGTCTTTTAAACAGTTTCAATGTTAAAAAAATAAATAATACTGTTACCAATGACACTCTTTCAGTTTCAACATTGATTTCTACTGCACCCAATTTTAAAAATAGAATTATCATAGATATAAGATCAAGACTTGCTTATTTGGCTGAGCATATTGCAAATTCTATAAATTTAACAACAAAAGATGAGATAATAAATTTTATCTCCAACAATCCGCATGAAGAGTATGTCCTTTGCTGCAATAGTTCAATAAGAGCCAGAAATTTGGTTAGTGATATAAACTTGCCAAATGTGAAATTTTATAATGGAAATTTATTGGATGCCAAAGAAGAAGGAGCGTGTTTCGTATGCAACGATGAAAGATTTAATAATATTTTAAAAGAAACTAGAAGTCAAATAACAAAAATTTACAAAAAATACAAACGAGCTTACATAATTGCATTCAGCGGAGGAAAAGACTCAACTTGTGTATTGCAACTTGTTTATGAAATGATGTTAAATTTACCAAAAGATGAGCTAAATCCAACGTATGCTATTCTTTCAGACACATTAGTTGAAGCACCAAATGTTGCCATCTACTTTAAAAATATTGTAAACTCCATAAATTCTGATGCCGCTAAAAGAGAAATTCCATTCAAAATTATTATAGCAAAACCATCAGATCAGGATGAATTTTGGGCCAACCTAATAGGCAAAGGTTATCCTAGTCCTACTAGAACATTTAGGTGGTGTACCGAGCGGCTAAAAATAAACCCTATGAAATCTATAGTAAAAGAAATAACCGACAAACACGGAAGTGCAATAATGCTACTCGGTGTAAGAAAAAGTGAAAGCATAAATAGAAAAATAAGTATAGAAAAAAGAATACTCAGCGAAGATGGATTTAGCAAACATGACGACTATGAAAACGTACTAATATACTCGCCTATTAAAGAATGGTTAACAGAAGATGTTTGGAGCTACTTAACAATACAAAATCCTCCACCATGGGACGTAAGCCATAATTTTCTTTTTGATCTTTACACGCAAGCAAGTGGTGATGAATGTCAATTTATAATAGACAAAAAACAAAGTAGTTGTGGGGGAAGCCGCTTTGGATGTTGGGTATGCACTCTAGTAAACGAGGATAAATCCATGCAAGGTTTTATAAAAAGCGGAGAAGAAAAACTCAGACCACTAAATGAGTTTAGAAATTTTATAAAACAAGCCAGAGAAGATGACTCAATGAGAAGCGATTTTAAAAAAGATGGTAGTTTTAGGCGTGGTCCATTTACAAGCAATGCCAGAAAAGTGATACTAAAAAAACTTTTAGAGTGTGAATCAAAATTTGGGGGTGAACTTATAAGTGATGCACAGTTAAAACTTATATCAGATATCTGGAAAAAAGAATTTGATAGTGAAAATTCGTGTATAAAAATAGCAAAGGAGTTTAATAGGATGCAAAACGAAGATACACAAGAGATTTACCTAGATGATCTAGATTTACTAGATGAAACAAAAAATGGTGGCATTGTAGCAAAACGTATAATTGCTGAAGTTATAAGCAAGCCAGGAATAAAAGATAGAGAAATCTATAACATAATATTCAAAAATATAACCGATGAAACAGCAAAATTAAAGGATAAAAATGATTTTCTATAA
- a CDS encoding STT3 domain-containing protein: MHKVSVNCKILLIFLVAYLFGFAARMLWVLWAKEMPEFYFNGEFMLTTNDAYYYAEGARDMLAGFHQQNDFSPFNHPISTIVFYICKILPFKIESVMFYMSIFLAPLIALPVVLISNELKALKAGAVAAFMSVVLPSYLSRTLPGYFDSDMLNVTFALFIIYFLIRLLNTNEQKFIVLPGVFVSLYLWWYQSSYALILSIFFMFLLYTLVFMRDRLQNYQAIFFMFISIVSSNVFTKDPLIANKILVLNLAVIALFFSLFCKYKNLLSARNLAIFLTLMLAIFIYFGGFDFITSKMGIYVFKGNEILSDKFHFINEYNYISEVKSASPLYFIYFMSGNILILLAAIIGYLLLCFKFRPFLLTLPMLGLGLLSFFGGVRFVMYVTPLVALGFGYFLHFFLNLFDLRKSIKNLSFLVFAVAALAINLDFAYSYRPKTVISRDEAVALDGLKKVTKRDNYVFSWWDYGYAIRYFADVMTLNDPGRQGSENNYFVSLALRKDEAFSARLARVAVTYNDISLEQNIRPIDKILKDYNTSDINTFLSQLESKNFTLPAAKKEVFYYLVPNMIDIAPNIFRYSYIDITTGKKQKEDFYHVSALNGISEAGIDLGDGYALPTNEQKFIIHNGEKIAVKSFYKVKGAGRDLRIDEKIIDENAKIYVVFLEDYARILLLDENAFNSSFVQLFIFERADERYFEPFVISNGVKIYRLKI; the protein is encoded by the coding sequence GTGCACAAAGTAAGCGTAAATTGTAAAATTTTACTTATATTTCTAGTCGCTTATCTGTTTGGATTTGCGGCTAGGATGCTTTGGGTATTGTGGGCAAAGGAGATGCCAGAGTTTTACTTTAATGGCGAGTTTATGCTTACAACAAATGACGCATATTATTACGCAGAGGGTGCTAGAGATATGCTAGCTGGCTTTCATCAGCAAAATGACTTTAGCCCCTTTAATCACCCAATCTCAACTATAGTTTTTTATATTTGCAAAATTTTACCTTTTAAGATCGAAAGCGTGATGTTTTATATGAGCATCTTTTTAGCTCCTCTTATCGCACTTCCAGTTGTTTTGATATCAAATGAGCTTAAGGCGCTAAAAGCTGGGGCTGTGGCTGCATTTATGAGCGTTGTCTTGCCAAGCTATCTTTCAAGGACATTGCCTGGATATTTTGATAGTGACATGTTAAATGTCACATTTGCGCTTTTTATTATCTATTTTTTGATCAGGCTCTTAAACACAAATGAACAAAAATTTATCGTTTTGCCTGGAGTCTTTGTATCGCTTTATCTTTGGTGGTATCAAAGCTCATATGCACTTATTTTAAGCATTTTCTTTATGTTTTTACTATATACGCTAGTTTTTATGCGAGATAGATTGCAAAATTATCAAGCGATATTTTTTATGTTTATAAGCATCGTAAGCTCAAATGTTTTTACTAAAGATCCACTAATAGCAAATAAAATTTTGGTTTTAAATTTAGCAGTTATTGCTTTATTTTTCTCTCTTTTTTGCAAATATAAAAATTTACTCTCAGCTAGAAATTTAGCCATTTTTCTTACTTTGATGCTAGCTATTTTTATCTATTTTGGTGGTTTTGATTTCATTACTTCAAAAATGGGTATTTATGTTTTTAAAGGCAATGAAATTCTTAGCGATAAATTTCACTTTATAAATGAGTATAATTACATCAGCGAAGTAAAAAGTGCCAGTCCTTTGTATTTTATATATTTCATGTCAGGAAATATTCTTATATTGCTGGCAGCTATTATTGGATACTTGCTACTTTGCTTTAAATTTCGTCCATTCTTGCTTACATTGCCAATGCTTGGACTTGGACTCCTCTCTTTCTTTGGTGGAGTTAGATTTGTTATGTACGTAACACCACTTGTTGCGCTTGGTTTTGGGTATTTTTTGCATTTTTTTTTAAATTTATTTGATCTTAGAAAATCTATTAAAAATTTATCATTTTTAGTTTTTGCCGTAGCTGCTCTTGCTATAAATTTAGATTTTGCTTATTCATATAGGCCAAAGACTGTAATTAGCCGTGATGAAGCAGTAGCGCTTGATGGGCTCAAAAAGGTCACAAAGCGCGATAATTATGTATTTTCATGGTGGGATTACGGGTATGCTATAAGGTATTTTGCTGATGTTATGACTTTAAATGATCCTGGCAGACAAGGTAGCGAAAATAATTATTTTGTTAGCCTTGCTTTGAGAAAAGATGAGGCATTTTCGGCTAGACTTGCAAGAGTGGCAGTTACGTATAATGACATCTCGCTTGAGCAAAATATAAGGCCAATAGATAAAATTTTAAAAGACTACAACACAAGCGATATAAATACTTTTTTGAGTCAGCTTGAAAGCAAAAATTTCACTCTGCCAGCTGCAAAAAAAGAGGTTTTTTACTATCTTGTGCCAAATATGATTGACATCGCGCCAAATATCTTTAGGTATAGCTATATCGACATTACAACTGGTAAAAAGCAAAAAGAGGATTTTTATCATGTTAGTGCATTAAATGGCATTAGTGAAGCTGGTATCGACCTTGGAGATGGCTATGCTTTGCCTACAAATGAGCAAAAATTTATCATACATAACGGTGAGAAAATAGCCGTAAAATCATTTTATAAGGTAAAAGGTGCTGGAAGAGATTTGCGAATAGATGAAAAAATCATAGATGAAAACGCCAAAATTTATGTGGTTTTTTTGGAAGACTATGCGCGGATATTATTGCTTGATGAAAATGCTTTTAACTCATCTTTTGTGCAGCTTTTTATATTTGAGCGAGCTGATGAGCGGTACTTTGAGCCATTTGTTATTTCAAATGGTGTAAAAATTTATAGGTTGAAAATCTAA
- a CDS encoding nucleotide sugar dehydrogenase, which translates to MKIAVVGLGYVGLPLAAAFSEKYEVVGFDVNAKRIEELKIGYDRTLELSNEQMKKAIDNGMKFSLNLDDIRSCNFFIVTVPTPIDKNKRPDLTPVVKATESVAKVLKKGDIVVYESTVYPGVTEEICVPLLEKSGLKFNKDFFCGYSPERINPGDKEHTVTKIKKITSGSTPEIADKVDEIYRSIITAGTHKASSIKVAEAAKVIENTQRDINIAFINELAMLFEKLHINTIDVLEAAGTKWNFLNFRPGLVGGHCIGVDPYYLTHKAQEVGYHPEMILAGRRINDDMGRYAADQVIKLMIRKGVLINKARVLVLGMTFKENCPDIRNSRVIDVVDELKDFGCKVDVTDPWADSAEVKHEYGFDLVKEYNLDDYDCIVIAVAHNEFKKLNLKGHLVYDIKNIYPEADARL; encoded by the coding sequence ATGAAAATAGCAGTAGTAGGACTTGGATATGTTGGACTTCCACTTGCAGCAGCTTTTAGCGAAAAGTACGAAGTAGTGGGCTTTGATGTAAATGCAAAACGTATAGAGGAGCTTAAAATTGGGTATGACAGAACGCTTGAACTTAGCAACGAGCAGATGAAAAAAGCGATCGATAATGGCATGAAATTTAGCCTAAATTTAGATGATATTAGAAGTTGCAACTTCTTCATCGTGACCGTTCCAACTCCGATAGATAAGAACAAGCGCCCTGACCTAACTCCAGTCGTAAAAGCGACTGAGAGCGTGGCAAAAGTACTTAAAAAAGGCGACATCGTTGTCTATGAAAGCACCGTTTATCCAGGCGTTACAGAAGAAATTTGCGTGCCACTTCTTGAAAAGAGTGGGCTTAAATTTAACAAAGATTTCTTCTGCGGCTACTCTCCAGAGCGTATAAACCCAGGTGACAAAGAACACACCGTAACTAAAATCAAAAAAATCACTAGCGGCTCAACCCCAGAGATTGCTGATAAAGTCGATGAAATTTATCGCTCGATCATCACAGCTGGCACTCACAAAGCTTCAAGCATCAAGGTAGCCGAGGCCGCAAAAGTTATAGAAAACACACAGCGCGATATAAACATCGCATTTATAAACGAGCTTGCTATGCTCTTTGAAAAGCTTCACATCAACACCATCGACGTGCTTGAGGCTGCAGGTACGAAGTGGAATTTCTTAAATTTTCGCCCAGGTCTAGTTGGCGGTCACTGCATCGGCGTAGATCCATACTACCTCACTCACAAAGCTCAAGAGGTAGGTTATCATCCTGAAATGATCCTAGCAGGCCGCCGTATCAACGACGATATGGGCAGATACGCAGCTGATCAAGTGATAAAACTAATGATAAGAAAAGGCGTGCTTATTAACAAAGCCCGCGTGCTTGTTCTTGGTATGACATTTAAAGAAAACTGCCCAGATATAAGAAATTCTCGCGTTATAGACGTAGTTGATGAGTTAAAAGACTTTGGCTGCAAGGTCGATGTGACTGATCCTTGGGCTGATAGCGCTGAGGTAAAACACGAGTACGGCTTTGATCTAGTGAAAGAGTATAACCTAGATGACTACGACTGTATCGTGATCGCCGTAGCTCACAATGAGTTTAAAAAGCTAAATTTAAAAGGCCATTTAGTTTATGATATAAAAAATATCTATCCAGAGGCTGATGCTAGGCTGTAA
- a CDS encoding AAA family ATPase, giving the protein MIFYKRITICNLFAYNDIQSINFNQMNNKNIYLLFGKNGFGKTSFIRSIKLLFAGSGILSDSKNVPDIVLNFINNKSPGRFSPEVLLLGQNAENGWQGVFNKTAIKNNENNFFVELILNEDGNEIVIRREWNRYPSISEKLIFIKNGEQLTDNLAKDECEQILPLNFLQFFVFDGEEIEAMADEISTQLKDKIQSMLNISVLDKLNSEISSIEKDFIKRSNLASENKAQLMRFEGELGSKKEELENTINNIKFNEDEIKEKIQILTSKKMSEMQK; this is encoded by the coding sequence ATGATTTTCTATAAGCGTATAACAATCTGTAACCTTTTCGCATACAATGATATACAAAGCATAAATTTTAATCAAATGAACAATAAAAATATCTACTTGCTTTTTGGTAAAAATGGCTTTGGCAAAACTAGTTTTATACGTAGTATAAAGTTACTTTTTGCAGGCAGCGGAATACTAAGCGATAGCAAAAATGTACCAGATATAGTTTTGAATTTTATAAACAACAAAAGCCCAGGAAGATTTTCTCCAGAAGTTTTGCTTTTAGGACAAAATGCTGAAAATGGCTGGCAAGGAGTATTTAATAAAACTGCCATAAAAAATAATGAAAACAATTTTTTTGTTGAGCTTATATTAAATGAAGATGGAAATGAAATAGTAATAAGGCGCGAATGGAACAGATATCCAAGCATTAGTGAAAAACTAATATTTATAAAAAACGGCGAACAACTCACTGATAATCTGGCAAAAGATGAATGCGAGCAAATTTTACCTTTAAATTTTTTGCAGTTTTTTGTTTTTGACGGTGAAGAGATAGAGGCTATGGCTGATGAGATTAGCACACAACTAAAAGACAAAATTCAAAGTATGTTAAATATATCAGTACTTGACAAGCTAAACAGCGAAATAAGTAGTATTGAGAAAGATTTTATAAAACGAAGCAATCTCGCAAGCGAAAATAAAGCACAGCTTATGAGGTTTGAAGGTGAATTAGGTAGCAAAAAAGAAGAACTTGAAAACACAATTAATAACATAAAATTTAATGAAGATGAGATAAAAGAAAAAATTCAAATTTTGACATCTAAAAAAATGAGCGAGATGCAAAAATAA
- a CDS encoding glycosyltransferase family 25 protein, whose protein sequence is MDEIYLISLAKDTKRRELLQQKFSSYDSFKLIDAVDGRELNVREYYKIISPSFKAYGKVLSPAEVGCSLSHVKAYVAFLASEAKFALIFEDDVIGSDQDIKDAFLAASKMPENSVLICGMQDGLEGRFSAFGKKVDTSLSKPLWQVSKHSFSSIYRAGAYVLTKKSAKNLLEIHKRALCTTDVWDYLLGVNEMQMYFCDLFSHPTDLSGSNIEGERLERGYSANLKAYIKTFKFILFSRLEKLQGYERIFKRG, encoded by the coding sequence ATGGATGAAATTTATCTGATCTCTTTGGCTAAAGACACCAAAAGGCGCGAGCTTTTGCAGCAGAAATTTAGCTCTTATGATAGCTTTAAGCTAATAGACGCAGTGGACGGCAGGGAGCTAAATGTAAGGGAGTATTACAAGATCATTTCGCCATCATTTAAAGCTTACGGCAAGGTTTTAAGCCCAGCAGAGGTTGGCTGTTCGCTCTCACATGTGAAGGCCTACGTGGCATTTTTGGCAAGTGAGGCGAAATTTGCCCTCATCTTTGAAGATGACGTGATAGGGAGTGATCAGGACATAAAAGATGCCTTTTTAGCAGCTAGCAAGATGCCTGAAAATAGCGTGCTCATATGTGGCATGCAAGATGGGCTGGAGGGCAGGTTTAGCGCCTTTGGCAAAAAGGTGGATACTAGCCTAAGTAAGCCTCTTTGGCAGGTTTCAAAGCACTCATTTTCAAGCATTTATAGAGCAGGGGCTTACGTGCTAACTAAAAAAAGTGCTAAAAATTTGCTTGAAATTCATAAACGTGCGCTTTGCACGACCGATGTTTGGGACTATTTGCTTGGCGTTAATGAGATGCAGATGTATTTTTGTGATCTCTTTTCGCATCCAACTGATCTTAGTGGCTCAAACATCGAGGGCGAGCGCCTTGAGAGAGGATACAGCGCAAATTTAAAGGCCTATATCAAGACATTTAAATTTATACTTTTCTCACGACTTGAAAAGCTTCAAGGCTATGAGAGAATTTTTAAAAGGGGCTAA
- a CDS encoding FtsK/SpoIIIE domain-containing protein translates to MLGKIYTKAGEEIFIQNIIKNALAIDSLPKYVILRLAINKTFRLEYKRLDNPSYANTIPYDGSAKGGEYNMEQVTGDGKNKDYTDLLRLAFICRHKDEGLDFSDDSVFTSTVDKYIHRGLFELNNIYKTKDDFYQFLLDEFKETSLVDQNTFTASQSISKDINEINFIQYIKQNNIKAQILTHIDALRHDVIKLKCDDMKTYENIKKEADDYKIKFGLIGDANAVYAGEQMCLNVYFPKPESKWKNFGLDEFLKDIKECDRKFWLGVYCGRDILSKPFFLDISQHLLVAGTSGSGKSVLLHTIITSLGLINKNIEFILIDPKNGAEFGIYDNSKNLSPLCNNKVIKDINEVKNITQIIIDEMQYRYDFFAKQGVSKNSELKEPLSKIVIVFDEVADAFLQIKELQDDIVRIAQKARAADIHLIIATQTPNANILKQELRANIDTRIALKTQNSKGSTIIIDETGAENLLGKGDMLVKIGSDINRIFSPYLDSSDIKTILS, encoded by the coding sequence ATGCTAGGTAAAATATATACAAAAGCAGGAGAAGAAATTTTTATACAAAATATTATTAAAAATGCTCTAGCAATAGATAGCTTACCAAAATATGTAATATTAAGACTTGCCATAAATAAAACATTTCGCCTAGAGTATAAAAGATTAGATAATCCGAGCTATGCCAACACTATACCATACGATGGAAGTGCAAAAGGCGGAGAATATAATATGGAACAAGTTACTGGCGATGGCAAAAACAAAGACTACACAGATCTACTGCGCTTAGCTTTTATATGTAGACACAAGGATGAGGGGCTTGATTTTAGTGACGATAGTGTTTTTACAAGCACAGTTGATAAATATATACATCGTGGACTTTTTGAGCTAAATAATATATATAAAACAAAAGATGATTTTTATCAATTTTTATTAGACGAATTCAAAGAGACATCTTTGGTTGACCAAAATACCTTTACTGCAAGCCAAAGTATCTCCAAGGATATAAATGAAATTAATTTCATCCAATATATAAAACAGAATAATATTAAAGCACAAATTTTAACCCACATAGATGCATTACGTCATGATGTGATAAAGCTAAAATGCGACGATATGAAAACTTATGAAAATATCAAAAAAGAAGCCGATGATTATAAAATAAAATTTGGTCTTATTGGTGATGCAAATGCTGTTTATGCTGGAGAACAAATGTGTCTTAATGTCTATTTTCCAAAACCAGAAAGCAAATGGAAAAATTTTGGACTAGATGAATTTTTAAAAGACATAAAAGAGTGTGATAGAAAATTTTGGCTTGGGGTCTATTGTGGAAGAGATATATTGTCAAAGCCATTTTTTCTTGATATCTCGCAACATCTACTGGTAGCTGGTACTAGCGGAAGTGGAAAATCTGTATTACTTCACACCATTATAACTTCACTTGGTTTGATTAATAAAAATATAGAATTTATACTTATAGATCCCAAAAATGGTGCCGAATTTGGAATTTATGATAATAGTAAAAATTTAAGTCCACTTTGCAATAATAAGGTTATAAAAGATATAAACGAAGTAAAAAATATAACTCAAATAATTATAGACGAGATGCAATATCGATATGATTTTTTTGCCAAACAAGGTGTATCTAAGAATTCTGAACTCAAAGAACCGCTTAGTAAAATAGTAATTGTATTCGATGAGGTTGCTGATGCCTTTTTGCAAATAAAGGAATTGCAAGATGATATAGTCAGAATAGCACAAAAAGCACGGGCAGCAGATATACATCTAATCATTGCAACTCAAACTCCAAATGCAAATATATTAAAGCAAGAACTTAGAGCAAATATAGATACAAGGATTGCGCTAAAAACTCAAAACTCAAAAGGTTCAACAATTATTATTGATGAAACAGGAGCTGAAAATTTACTAGGAAAAGGAGATATGCTCGTAAAAATAGGATCTGACATAAATCGAATATTTTCACCATATCTTGATAGTAGTGATATAAAAACTATCTTATCTTAA